Proteins encoded together in one Candidatus Bathyarchaeota archaeon window:
- a CDS encoding YgeY family selenium metabolism-linked hydrolase: protein MPSLGSVWNEILRKIDDGYGDEALNLCRELIRRRSLPGMEDEAASLIVDSMRRLGYDRVETDEAGNVVGIIGGGGGDNAPMLLFDGHMDTVGEGLLSNWRHHPYSAVVVDGVIYGRGASDMKGGLAAMIVACSLVKDRLTGKDNGVAVACVVHEEDCEGFGVRKVIEEYGRPRCVVLGEATDLTLAVGHRGRVELEIEVRGRTAHGSTPDRGINAIYRMMPVIQRVKAEERIRPHPFLGYSSASVNRIWCSPDETPIVPDSCTVVVDRRILPGETKNSILSDGLRYLGDIDGEVRIAKRRITCYTGYSEIVEQFFPAWNISPENEFVKTAREYLGSALKREIPISRWLFSTDGAYTAGVERIPTVGFGPGEERYAHTPEDQVRRHDVLEALKGYAALAIGLSKGRIG from the coding sequence TTGCCGTCTCTAGGGAGTGTATGGAATGAAATTTTAAGGAAGATAGACGATGGCTACGGGGATGAGGCGTTAAATCTCTGCAGGGAGCTCATCCGGAGGAGGAGCCTGCCCGGGATGGAGGATGAAGCTGCATCCTTGATAGTTGATAGTATGCGGAGACTCGGCTACGATAGAGTTGAGACAGATGAGGCAGGTAATGTGGTGGGAATAATAGGAGGGGGAGGAGGAGATAATGCGCCCATGTTACTCTTCGATGGCCATATGGATACGGTGGGTGAGGGGCTCCTCTCCAATTGGAGGCATCACCCATATTCAGCCGTAGTCGTAGATGGCGTCATATATGGTAGGGGGGCCTCCGATATGAAGGGGGGCTTAGCCGCCATGATCGTGGCCTGCTCCTTAGTGAAGGATCGTCTAACCGGTAAGGATAATGGCGTGGCAGTGGCTTGCGTGGTACACGAGGAGGATTGCGAGGGCTTCGGGGTAAGGAAGGTCATCGAGGAATACGGAAGGCCCAGATGCGTAGTCCTGGGTGAAGCGACAGACCTAACCCTCGCAGTCGGACATAGGGGGAGAGTTGAACTTGAGATAGAGGTTAGAGGGAGGACGGCCCATGGCAGCACCCCTGATAGGGGCATAAACGCCATATATAGGATGATGCCTGTGATACAGCGTGTAAAGGCTGAGGAGAGAATTCGGCCTCATCCATTTCTAGGGTACTCATCCGCATCCGTTAATAGGATCTGGTGTAGCCCCGACGAGACGCCCATAGTCCCGGACAGCTGCACAGTGGTCGTCGATAGGAGGATACTCCCCGGAGAAACGAAAAACTCGATATTATCTGATGGGTTGAGGTACCTCGGAGATATCGATGGGGAGGTCAGGATAGCGAAGCGCAGAATAACCTGCTACACCGGGTACTCGGAGATCGTGGAGCAATTCTTCCCAGCCTGGAATATTTCGCCCGAGAATGAATTCGTTAAAACCGCGAGGGAATACTTGGGATCCGCCCTCAAGAGGGAGATCCCCATCTCTAGATGGTTATTCAGCACTGATGGCGCTTATACGGCCGGGGTAGAGAGGATACCCACAGTCGGGTTCGGCCCGGGAGAAGAAAGATACGCCCATACACCCGAGGATCAGGTTCGGAGGCACGATGTATTAGAAGCCTTGAAGGGGTATGCGGCCCTCGCCATCGGCCTCTCCAAGGGTAGAATTGGATGA